A genomic region of Nocardioides plantarum contains the following coding sequences:
- a CDS encoding sugar porter family MFS transporter: protein MDGIQDDDVRTDEKATEEQAGVTGPMLAAALVSAVAGLLYGYDTGIISGALLQISDEFEIGSGMEQAIAAAILLGAVIGALSCSFLSERLGRRGTILVVCAVFVVGSLACSAAPNPWLLVAGRIILGFAVGGATQTVPMYVAELAPAQLRGRLVLAFQLAIGVGIVIATIVGATESVSWRISIAAAAVPPVVVGLLMLRLPESPRWLVKRGREDDARGVLERVRPDGYDVSPELDEIEELEKRKRSTAAHERGWSGLRQSWVRPALLVGCGVAIFTQLSGIEMIIYYSPTILTDNGFSTSTALRVSIGLGVTYLVMQIIGLSIVDRVGRRRLTLVMVPGAAASLVVLGAFFVTDNAGKAQVPFIIATLMVFMAFNAGGLQLMGWLTGSEIYPLAVRSAGTSVQSAALWSTNLLITLTLLTMIETFGVGQTFWIYAGFNVIAFVFVLRFMPELTGHSLEDIEQHLQDEEFTPKDFARAA from the coding sequence ATGGACGGCATCCAGGACGACGACGTCAGGACCGACGAGAAGGCGACCGAGGAGCAGGCCGGTGTGACCGGACCGATGCTCGCAGCGGCGCTGGTGTCGGCGGTGGCAGGCCTGCTCTACGGCTACGACACCGGCATCATCTCCGGCGCGCTGCTGCAGATCAGCGACGAGTTCGAGATCGGCAGCGGCATGGAGCAGGCCATCGCGGCCGCGATCCTCCTCGGGGCCGTCATCGGCGCCCTGTCGTGCAGCTTCCTGTCCGAGCGGCTGGGTCGTCGCGGCACGATCCTCGTGGTCTGCGCGGTGTTCGTGGTCGGCTCGCTGGCCTGCAGCGCCGCACCGAACCCATGGTTGCTGGTGGCCGGCCGGATCATCCTGGGCTTCGCGGTCGGCGGCGCCACGCAGACCGTCCCGATGTACGTCGCCGAGCTCGCGCCGGCGCAGCTGCGCGGACGGCTCGTGCTGGCCTTCCAGCTGGCCATCGGCGTGGGCATCGTGATCGCCACCATCGTGGGTGCGACCGAGTCGGTGTCGTGGCGGATCTCCATCGCGGCCGCCGCCGTGCCGCCGGTCGTCGTCGGACTGCTCATGCTGCGGCTCCCCGAGAGTCCGCGGTGGCTGGTCAAGCGCGGCCGCGAGGACGACGCACGCGGGGTGCTGGAGCGGGTCCGGCCCGACGGGTACGACGTGAGCCCGGAGCTCGACGAGATCGAGGAGCTGGAGAAGCGCAAGAGGAGCACGGCAGCCCACGAGCGGGGGTGGTCCGGTCTGCGACAGTCCTGGGTCCGCCCGGCCCTGCTCGTCGGGTGCGGCGTCGCGATCTTCACCCAGCTCAGCGGGATCGAGATGATCATCTACTACTCCCCCACGATCCTGACCGACAACGGGTTCTCCACCTCGACCGCCCTGCGCGTCAGCATCGGCCTGGGCGTGACGTACCTGGTCATGCAGATCATCGGGCTCTCGATCGTCGACCGAGTGGGGCGTCGCCGGCTCACGCTCGTCATGGTGCCGGGCGCGGCGGCCAGCCTCGTGGTGCTCGGCGCGTTCTTCGTGACCGACAACGCCGGCAAGGCCCAGGTGCCGTTCATCATCGCCACGCTGATGGTCTTCATGGCGTTCAACGCCGGCGGGCTGCAGCTGATGGGCTGGCTGACCGGGTCGGAGATCTATCCGCTGGCCGTGCGCAGCGCCGGCACCAGTGTCCAGTCGGCCGCCCTGTGGAGCACGAACCTGCTCATCACGCTGACGCTGCTCACGATGATCGAGACGTTCGGTGTCGGGCAGACGTTCTGGATCTACGCCGGCTTCAACGTGATCGCCTTCGTCTTCGTGCTGAGGTTCATGCCCGAGCTGACCGGTCACAGCCTGGAGGACATCGAGCAGCACCTGCAGGACGAGGAGTTCACGCCGAAGGACTTCGCCCGCGCGGCCTGA
- the tyrS gene encoding tyrosine--tRNA ligase, with translation MPVDPDLLADLQWRGLVAHSTDPDALREALDGRSIRFYVGFDPTAPSLHMGNLVQITTARRLQDAGHTPYLLVGGATGMIGDPRDSGERTLNSAETVQEWVGRIRRQIEPFLSFEGDNAATMVNNLDWTDGLSVIDFLRDVGKHFPINRMLARDTVKRRLESGISFTEFSYVLLQSMDFLELHRRHGVDLQFGGSDQWGNITGGAELIRRATGDQVHAFATPLVTKADGTKYGKTEGGALWLDPSMLSPYAFHQFWLNVEDEKVDELLRIFTFLPRAELEELAARHAEKPFLREAQKVLADEVTTFVHGAAETEEAKVAAVALFGSGDLHALSARTLKDIGDGLNLREVELDGAATTVGELFARSFDSSLSDALRTINDGGAYLNNVRIDDARRVVTAEDRLHDRWVVLRRGKKRYAVVDLRL, from the coding sequence GTGCCTGTCGACCCCGATCTCCTCGCCGACCTGCAGTGGCGCGGACTCGTCGCCCACTCCACCGATCCCGATGCCCTGCGCGAGGCTCTGGACGGACGCAGCATCCGGTTCTACGTGGGGTTCGACCCGACCGCGCCGAGCCTGCACATGGGCAATCTCGTGCAGATCACGACCGCGCGGCGCCTGCAGGACGCCGGCCACACGCCCTACCTCCTCGTCGGCGGGGCGACCGGCATGATCGGCGACCCGCGCGACTCGGGCGAGCGGACCCTCAACTCGGCCGAGACCGTGCAGGAGTGGGTGGGGCGGATCCGTCGGCAGATCGAGCCGTTCCTGTCGTTCGAGGGTGACAACGCAGCGACCATGGTCAACAACCTCGACTGGACCGACGGCCTGTCGGTCATCGACTTCCTGCGCGACGTCGGCAAGCACTTCCCGATCAACCGAATGCTGGCCCGCGACACCGTCAAGCGCCGTCTCGAGTCGGGCATCAGCTTCACCGAGTTCAGCTACGTCCTGCTGCAGTCGATGGACTTCCTCGAGCTGCACCGTCGTCACGGCGTCGACCTCCAGTTCGGCGGGTCCGACCAGTGGGGCAACATCACCGGCGGTGCCGAGCTGATCCGCCGCGCGACCGGCGACCAGGTGCACGCCTTCGCGACGCCGTTGGTCACCAAGGCCGACGGCACCAAGTACGGCAAGACCGAGGGCGGCGCCCTCTGGCTCGACCCCTCGATGCTCTCGCCCTACGCCTTCCACCAGTTCTGGCTCAACGTCGAGGACGAGAAGGTCGACGAGCTGCTCCGCATCTTCACCTTCCTGCCGCGTGCCGAGCTCGAGGAGCTCGCTGCCCGACACGCCGAGAAGCCGTTTCTGCGCGAGGCCCAGAAGGTGCTGGCCGACGAGGTGACGACCTTCGTCCACGGTGCCGCTGAGACCGAGGAGGCGAAGGTCGCGGCCGTCGCCCTGTTCGGGAGTGGAGACCTGCATGCGTTGTCCGCGCGCACGCTGAAGGACATCGGCGACGGTCTGAACCTGCGCGAGGTGGAGCTCGACGGCGCCGCGACGACGGTGGGTGAGCTGTTCGCGAGGTCGTTCGACTCATCGTTGAGCGATGCGCTCCGCACCATCAACGACGGGGGCGCGTACCTCAACAACGTGCGCATCGACGACGCTCGTCGAGTGGTCACTGCCGAGGATCGTCTTCACGATCGATGGGTCGTGCTGCGGCGCGGGAAGAAGCGCTACGCAGTGGTCGACCTCAGGCTATGA
- a CDS encoding S8 family serine peptidase, translating to MSPLHPRRSAVAAVLALAVGTLVVPDPAVALPAVPSVSSAPAASSTPVRVIIEVDGPTAPGVVGVATVARAQQRGAGVSFRRQYAAAVTRVERQQDAVLDRARSAGVRVTDSAPVTGVLNAVVATVDPTDLATLRRTTGVARVTEATEAVALDVDSVPSTGAPQVWEQTTPSGTHLEGDGVTVAVVDTGIDYSLEDLGGGFGEEFRVVGGYDFVNDDADPTDDNGHGTHVAGIVGGAGTRNVEGMAPDVSLTAWKVLGENGSGDTAGVLLGLEAAVDPAGAHPADVVNLSLGAPGDGTDPIGRAATAAVRQGVVVVAAAGNAGPAEQTIGSPASAPGVLAVGAGVTGVDLPTMTLTTPEGSRPLTVARFPLSANPPAAGLTADLVEVGDGFEQAYEDAGDVTGKIVVIQSLVVGSLEQVQGGHLLQAQLAEEHGAAGVLLYAPSPTDPADDGGSDTPVRTTADDGTAPFSTEATPADVHVLDDGGFDLRRESLVMLSTTSALYQTFRQQVRDGTARATIGSVDATDRLADFSSRGPSDGMTLKPEIVAPGFEILSTLPSVFGVEGDRYRMSGTSMASPHVAGAAALLVQARPDLTAARLRATLIGSARELDSVDADASPSGQGAGTLDVAAAVDQHVTAAPDAVSLGLVDMAGTGARSEPVVLTNDGPAAVTVALTVHPSGVSTGTATLSTRRVTVPAGGEATVSLSVRPRLGHVDTETSGVLVGAVSDGSTLRVPYAAYVRTLAVQATPDPARGSSQVFVHSGSGLLPETGVTVTATAPSGRRTTVGVSEDARNDGWYRGRVPLTETGSYTIRARAVVAGRTITGISTIRSVSADQPGRWEQVGLTGEAARLAVSPGATGTALGVTTDSAYPMVTTDRGATWTRVRSMPVAGGWGLPAADPRAAGAFYLGLNGRFGAGVLDASYEGRVLHTPDAGRTWTVLPFRDTAVLALLASGSSLVAVVADGAEISADGGRTWRHVQHVWQSEVVDAELAGDDLVVSDLFSVSRLADVTGTGEAIEQTYVPDGGLVYNLGADGEAAVAVLSDTSMVRSTDGGTTWAPIGESGQSYVTDVQVVDGTLYLSGLSSYTTSEDYGTTLVEHDFPADGPLVTDVDRWPGSGPETALLSMENAGLYETEGDGWDKIGLSATTVSSVDVGTDTGGSPVLRVTDQEGLHERALADLDADEQDWGSTGHEGYIGVELSDVVQSPRGARSVWSIGRTATGQGKIMVGAPGEEQQRVGPRGSYGATALAVSPLDEDTVAVGYSSLIGTGWMVSTDGFETWTSYDTGQHVNQLRFDPVRPGRLWLATEDGVLRSDDLGATTTRVTTTPALSVHLERATRDRVVVGERGAIRWSTDAGRTVHRAVLADTSAAIGSFTRVVVPAGRFKGVELLVAGAEQWHPHGLTVNGGGALVSTDGGRSWVAASAGLTALSVRSLDVSPDGAWVYAGTDDGGVHRTASSSLVPRSAVRRTTAKVSAPSTARLGTRPLVSISVRSGSVPATGTVLVSVQRAGGAVVLRTRLTLRAGRASFRPPALRKAGQYVVRVAYEPTGLFAASRGNDTVRVR from the coding sequence ATGTCGCCCCTCCACCCCCGTCGCTCGGCTGTCGCGGCCGTGCTCGCCCTCGCGGTCGGCACGCTCGTCGTACCCGACCCGGCGGTCGCCCTGCCCGCCGTGCCCTCCGTGTCCTCAGCGCCCGCGGCATCGTCGACCCCCGTCCGCGTGATCATCGAGGTCGACGGCCCGACCGCGCCCGGCGTGGTCGGGGTGGCCACGGTCGCCCGCGCTCAGCAACGCGGCGCCGGCGTGTCCTTCCGCCGTCAGTACGCCGCCGCGGTGACCCGCGTCGAGCGCCAGCAGGACGCCGTCCTCGACCGGGCACGCTCGGCCGGCGTCCGGGTGACCGACTCCGCCCCGGTGACCGGGGTGCTCAACGCGGTCGTCGCGACCGTCGACCCCACCGACCTCGCCACCCTGCGCCGTACGACGGGGGTCGCGCGGGTGACCGAGGCGACCGAGGCCGTGGCGCTCGACGTCGACAGCGTCCCGTCGACGGGCGCTCCGCAGGTCTGGGAGCAGACCACCCCGTCCGGCACGCACCTCGAGGGCGACGGCGTCACCGTCGCGGTCGTCGACACCGGCATCGACTACTCGCTCGAGGACCTCGGCGGCGGCTTCGGCGAGGAGTTCCGCGTCGTAGGCGGCTACGACTTCGTCAACGACGACGCCGACCCGACCGACGACAACGGCCACGGCACCCACGTCGCCGGCATCGTCGGCGGCGCCGGGACCCGCAACGTCGAGGGCATGGCGCCCGACGTGAGCCTGACCGCCTGGAAGGTCCTCGGCGAGAACGGCAGCGGCGACACCGCCGGGGTCCTGCTCGGCCTGGAGGCGGCGGTCGACCCGGCCGGCGCCCACCCGGCCGACGTCGTCAACCTGAGCCTCGGCGCGCCCGGTGACGGCACCGACCCGATCGGCCGCGCGGCCACGGCCGCGGTCCGCCAGGGCGTCGTGGTCGTCGCCGCGGCCGGCAACGCCGGCCCCGCCGAGCAGACCATCGGCTCCCCGGCGTCGGCGCCCGGCGTGCTCGCCGTCGGGGCCGGCGTCACCGGCGTCGACCTGCCGACGATGACGCTCACGACCCCGGAGGGCTCCCGGCCGCTGACGGTCGCGCGCTTCCCGCTCTCGGCCAACCCGCCGGCCGCGGGCCTCACCGCCGACCTGGTCGAGGTCGGCGACGGCTTCGAGCAGGCCTACGAGGACGCCGGCGACGTGACCGGCAAGATCGTCGTGATCCAGAGCCTGGTGGTCGGCAGCCTCGAGCAGGTGCAGGGCGGACACCTCCTCCAGGCCCAGCTGGCCGAGGAGCACGGTGCCGCCGGCGTGCTGCTCTACGCGCCGTCGCCGACCGACCCCGCTGATGACGGCGGGTCCGACACCCCGGTCCGCACCACGGCCGACGACGGCACCGCGCCGTTCTCCACCGAGGCGACCCCGGCCGACGTGCACGTGCTCGACGACGGGGGCTTCGACCTGCGCCGCGAGAGCCTCGTGATGCTGTCGACGACCTCCGCGCTCTACCAGACCTTCCGCCAGCAGGTCCGCGACGGCACGGCCCGCGCCACCATCGGCTCGGTCGACGCGACCGACCGGCTCGCCGACTTCAGCTCCCGCGGCCCCAGCGACGGCATGACGCTCAAGCCCGAGATCGTCGCGCCCGGCTTCGAGATCCTGTCCACCCTGCCGTCGGTCTTCGGCGTCGAGGGCGACCGCTACCGGATGTCCGGGACGTCGATGGCCTCGCCCCACGTCGCCGGCGCGGCCGCGCTCCTCGTGCAGGCCCGCCCCGACCTCACCGCCGCCCGGCTCCGGGCCACGCTCATCGGCAGCGCCCGCGAGCTCGACTCCGTCGACGCCGACGCGTCCCCGTCCGGCCAGGGGGCCGGCACCCTCGACGTCGCCGCCGCCGTCGACCAGCACGTCACCGCCGCGCCCGACGCCGTGTCGCTCGGCCTGGTCGACATGGCAGGCACGGGTGCGCGCAGCGAGCCGGTGGTCCTGACCAACGACGGCCCGGCGGCGGTCACCGTGGCCCTGACCGTGCACCCGTCCGGCGTCAGCACCGGCACCGCCACGCTCAGCACCCGACGCGTCACGGTGCCCGCCGGCGGCGAGGCGACCGTCTCGCTCTCGGTCCGCCCGCGCCTGGGACACGTCGACACCGAGACCTCCGGCGTCCTGGTCGGGGCCGTGTCCGACGGCTCCACCCTCCGCGTCCCGTACGCCGCCTACGTGCGCACCCTGGCCGTGCAGGCCACCCCCGACCCGGCCCGTGGCAGCTCGCAGGTCTTCGTGCACAGCGGCTCCGGGCTGCTTCCCGAGACCGGCGTGACCGTGACCGCGACGGCGCCCTCGGGGCGTCGTACGACCGTGGGGGTGAGCGAGGACGCTCGCAACGACGGCTGGTACCGCGGCCGGGTGCCTCTCACCGAGACCGGTAGCTACACGATCCGCGCCCGGGCGGTCGTCGCCGGTCGCACCATCACCGGTATCTCGACGATCCGGTCCGTCAGTGCCGACCAGCCGGGCCGGTGGGAGCAGGTCGGGCTCACCGGCGAGGCCGCCCGGTTGGCCGTCTCGCCCGGCGCCACCGGCACCGCCCTGGGCGTGACCACCGACAGCGCCTACCCCATGGTCACCACCGACCGTGGTGCCACCTGGACGCGCGTGCGGAGCATGCCGGTCGCCGGTGGCTGGGGCCTCCCGGCAGCCGACCCGCGAGCCGCAGGAGCGTTCTACCTCGGCCTCAACGGCCGGTTCGGCGCCGGCGTCCTCGACGCGAGCTACGAGGGCCGCGTCCTGCACACGCCGGACGCGGGACGCACCTGGACGGTACTGCCGTTCCGCGACACCGCCGTCCTCGCCCTGCTGGCGAGCGGCTCGAGCCTGGTGGCCGTGGTGGCCGACGGCGCCGAGATCAGCGCCGACGGCGGCCGCACCTGGCGGCACGTCCAGCACGTCTGGCAGAGCGAGGTCGTCGACGCCGAGCTCGCGGGTGACGACCTCGTCGTCAGCGACCTGTTCTCGGTCTCGCGCCTCGCCGACGTCACCGGCACGGGCGAGGCGATCGAGCAGACCTACGTCCCTGACGGCGGCCTGGTCTACAACCTCGGCGCCGACGGCGAGGCGGCGGTCGCCGTGCTGTCGGACACCTCGATGGTGCGCTCGACCGACGGCGGTACGACGTGGGCCCCGATCGGCGAGAGCGGCCAGTCCTACGTGACCGACGTCCAGGTCGTCGACGGCACGCTCTACCTGTCCGGCCTGTCGTCGTACACGACGAGCGAGGACTACGGCACGACCCTCGTCGAGCACGACTTCCCGGCCGACGGCCCGCTCGTCACCGACGTCGACCGCTGGCCGGGTAGCGGACCCGAGACGGCGCTGCTCTCCATGGAGAACGCCGGTCTGTACGAGACCGAGGGCGACGGCTGGGACAAGATCGGTCTCAGCGCCACCACGGTGAGCTCGGTGGACGTCGGCACCGACACCGGCGGATCCCCGGTCCTCCGGGTGACCGACCAGGAGGGCCTGCACGAGCGGGCGCTCGCGGACCTCGACGCCGACGAGCAGGACTGGGGCTCCACGGGCCACGAGGGCTACATCGGCGTCGAGCTCTCCGACGTCGTCCAGTCGCCCCGGGGCGCCCGGTCGGTCTGGAGCATCGGCCGCACCGCCACGGGCCAGGGCAAGATCATGGTCGGGGCGCCGGGGGAGGAGCAGCAGCGGGTCGGCCCGCGCGGCTCCTACGGCGCGACCGCCCTGGCGGTCTCCCCGCTCGACGAGGACACCGTCGCGGTCGGCTACAGCTCGCTGATCGGCACCGGCTGGATGGTCTCGACCGACGGGTTCGAGACCTGGACGTCCTACGACACCGGGCAGCACGTGAACCAGCTCCGCTTCGACCCCGTCCGGCCCGGCCGGCTCTGGCTGGCCACCGAGGACGGTGTGCTGCGCTCCGACGACCTCGGCGCCACGACGACGCGGGTCACGACCACCCCGGCGCTCTCGGTCCACCTCGAGCGGGCCACCCGCGACCGCGTGGTCGTCGGCGAGCGTGGGGCGATCCGCTGGTCGACCGACGCCGGCCGAACCGTCCACCGGGCTGTCCTCGCCGACACCTCCGCGGCCATCGGGTCGTTCACCCGCGTCGTGGTCCCGGCGGGCCGGTTCAAGGGCGTCGAGCTGCTCGTCGCGGGAGCCGAGCAGTGGCACCCCCACGGCCTGACGGTCAACGGCGGCGGCGCGCTCGTGTCGACCGACGGCGGTCGCTCGTGGGTGGCGGCCAGCGCGGGGCTCACGGCGCTGTCGGTCCGCTCGCTCGACGTCAGCCCCGACGGGGCCTGGGTCTACGCCGGCACCGACGACGGCGGCGTCCACCGCACGGCCTCGTCCTCGCTGGTGCCGCGCTCCGCCGTACGTCGTACGACGGCCAAGGTCTCCGCGCCCTCGACGGCCAGGCTCGGGACGCGTCCGCTCGTCTCGATCAGCGTCAGGTCCGGGTCGGTCCCCGCGACCGGGACCGTGCTGGTGTCGGTGCAGCGCGCCGGGGGAGCCGTGGTGCTGCGCACCCGCCTCACCCTGCGTGCAGGCCGCGCGTCGTTCCGCCCACCCGCGCTGCGCAAGGCCGGGCAGTACGTCGTCCGGGTGGCCTACGAGCCCACCGGGCTGTTCGCGGCGTCGCGCGGCAACGACACGGTCCGGGTGCGGTGA
- a CDS encoding Hpt domain-containing protein — MTGDRSTTKDGVGPAAPPPTGLDVERLDMLRELDPGDTSYLDRAIGNFQVNSDEAVTVIAAAVGAGDIATVKARSHKIAGSALNLGATRAGEAARRVEVAADSGSLAPVVPLLEELRESMAEGRELLLAYQATYAG; from the coding sequence GTGACCGGGGACCGATCGACGACGAAGGACGGCGTGGGGCCGGCTGCGCCGCCACCCACGGGCCTCGACGTCGAGCGTCTCGACATGCTGCGCGAGCTCGACCCGGGTGACACCAGCTACCTCGACCGGGCCATCGGCAACTTCCAGGTCAACTCCGACGAGGCCGTCACGGTGATCGCGGCCGCCGTCGGGGCCGGGGACATCGCGACGGTCAAGGCGCGCTCCCACAAGATCGCCGGCAGCGCCCTTAACCTCGGTGCGACCCGGGCCGGGGAGGCCGCCCGTCGCGTCGAGGTCGCCGCCGACTCGGGGTCGCTCGCGCCCGTCGTACCGCTGCTGGAGGAGCTCCGGGAGTCGATGGCCGAGGGTCGCGAGCTCCTGCTCGCCTACCAGGCGACCTACGCGGGCTGA
- a CDS encoding alpha-hydroxy acid oxidase, whose amino-acid sequence MTPDRRLAGLEDRARLRLPAPVFEYVAQGARDGHTTAAAPGSWRQWPLHPHVLRDVTRVDPGTVVLGRTTAVPFGVAPTTLQRAIHPDGELAIARAVAAADGLMVVSSNAGTTFADLATTGVRWWVQCYLPADRTLALPLLRRAVEAGADAVVLTVDTPVVGTKYSTDPQGTVIWDVVDPSMLRVNFDPGYDDAPGSEKALDLGPHDIDWLRSTTGLPVVVKGVLRGDDAVRAVDAGASAVWVSNHGGRQLDGAVSTASALPGVVAAVHGRAQVYVDGGIRTGIDVVTALALGADHVFLGRLPLWALVDGEHGVRETLSELRDQTLETLRLTGAATVPDTRGLVVVEGAKGL is encoded by the coding sequence ATGACGCCCGACCGCAGGCTGGCCGGCCTCGAGGACCGGGCGCGGCTCCGGCTGCCTGCCCCGGTGTTCGAGTACGTCGCCCAGGGCGCCCGTGACGGCCACACGACGGCCGCCGCGCCCGGGTCCTGGCGCCAGTGGCCCCTCCACCCGCACGTGCTGCGTGACGTGACGCGGGTCGACCCGGGCACCGTGGTGCTCGGACGCACCACGGCCGTCCCGTTCGGGGTCGCCCCCACCACGCTCCAGCGAGCGATCCACCCCGACGGCGAGCTGGCCATAGCCCGCGCCGTCGCCGCCGCCGACGGCCTGATGGTCGTCTCCAGCAACGCCGGTACGACGTTCGCCGACCTCGCGACCACCGGCGTGCGCTGGTGGGTCCAGTGCTACCTACCCGCCGACCGGACCCTCGCCCTGCCGCTCCTGCGGCGCGCCGTCGAAGCAGGTGCCGACGCCGTCGTCCTGACCGTCGACACCCCCGTGGTCGGCACCAAGTACTCCACCGACCCGCAGGGCACCGTCATCTGGGACGTCGTTGATCCCTCGATGCTGCGCGTCAACTTCGACCCGGGCTACGACGACGCACCCGGGAGCGAGAAGGCCCTCGACCTGGGGCCGCACGACATCGACTGGCTCCGGAGCACCACCGGCCTGCCCGTCGTGGTCAAGGGCGTGCTGCGTGGCGACGACGCCGTACGGGCCGTCGACGCCGGTGCCTCGGCCGTATGGGTCTCCAACCACGGGGGAAGGCAGCTCGACGGGGCCGTGAGCACCGCCTCGGCCCTCCCCGGGGTCGTCGCGGCCGTGCACGGTCGCGCCCAGGTGTACGTCGACGGGGGGATTCGCACCGGAATCGACGTCGTCACCGCGCTGGCGCTCGGCGCGGACCACGTGTTCCTGGGACGGCTCCCGCTCTGGGCGCTCGTCGACGGGGAGCACGGGGTGCGCGAGACGCTGTCCGAGCTGCGCGACCAGACCCTCGAGACACTGCGTCTGACTGGGGCGGCGACCGTGCCCGACACCCGGGGTCTCGTGGTCGTCGAGGGCGCAAAGGGCCTCTGA
- a CDS encoding mannitol dehydrogenase family protein, translating into MTDSVRRLDATSLESAHRDVTVPGYDRAATTTGIVHLGVGGFHRAHQAVYLDELMALGRASDWAICGVGVLPADAHMRDVLREQDHLYTVAVRHPDGSLTTRVVGAMTDYLFAPDDPAAVVRRMADPATRIVSLTITEGGYALDQVTARADTDPPTAFSLLADALALRREAGETPFTVMSCDNVEDNGLIAKAALTAYAQTVDPDLADWIGEHVRFPGSMVDRITPATTDADRDEVAEQTGLHDEWPVVCEPFRQWVLEDHDGDHGSDHRPPWEEVGVQVVPDVRPFERMKLRLLNGGHQVLGHLGYLAGHRWVHEAAQDPAVGALLGAYLEREAVPSFEPPEGTDLSDYARTVRERFASPAIRDSLERICAQTSDRLPKFVLPVVRDQLAAGGDVRLGALVVAGWARYAEGTDEQGDAIDVVDPRRDELMAAAAAQHDDPTAFLRVTDVFGDLAEHDRFVTAYVAALEGLHTDGVRRTVERVLAET; encoded by the coding sequence GTGACCGACTCCGTACGACGTCTGGACGCCACCTCCCTCGAGTCGGCTCACCGCGACGTCACCGTCCCCGGCTACGACCGGGCCGCCACGACCACCGGCATCGTCCACCTCGGCGTGGGCGGCTTCCACCGCGCGCACCAGGCGGTCTACCTCGACGAGCTGATGGCGCTGGGACGAGCCAGCGACTGGGCGATCTGCGGCGTGGGGGTGCTGCCAGCCGACGCGCACATGCGCGACGTCCTGCGCGAGCAGGACCACCTCTACACCGTCGCGGTCCGTCACCCCGACGGGTCGCTGACGACCCGCGTCGTGGGGGCGATGACCGACTACCTGTTCGCGCCCGACGACCCCGCGGCCGTCGTACGACGCATGGCCGACCCCGCCACCCGGATCGTGTCGCTGACCATCACCGAGGGCGGCTACGCGCTCGACCAGGTGACGGCGCGCGCGGACACCGATCCGCCTACCGCGTTCAGCCTCCTCGCCGACGCGCTCGCCCTGCGGCGCGAGGCGGGGGAGACGCCGTTCACCGTGATGTCGTGCGACAACGTCGAGGACAACGGACTCATCGCGAAGGCCGCCCTGACGGCATACGCGCAGACCGTCGATCCCGACCTGGCCGACTGGATCGGCGAGCACGTCCGCTTCCCGGGCTCCATGGTCGACCGGATCACCCCGGCGACCACCGACGCCGACCGTGACGAGGTCGCCGAGCAGACCGGCCTGCACGACGAGTGGCCGGTGGTGTGCGAGCCGTTCCGCCAGTGGGTGCTCGAGGACCACGACGGCGACCACGGCAGCGACCACCGGCCGCCGTGGGAGGAGGTCGGGGTGCAGGTGGTGCCCGACGTGCGTCCCTTCGAGCGGATGAAGCTGCGCCTGCTCAACGGAGGGCACCAGGTCCTCGGCCACCTCGGCTACCTCGCCGGTCACCGCTGGGTCCACGAGGCAGCCCAGGACCCGGCCGTCGGTGCGCTGCTCGGTGCCTACCTCGAGCGCGAGGCCGTGCCCTCCTTCGAGCCGCCGGAGGGCACCGACCTGTCCGACTACGCCCGGACCGTCCGCGAGCGCTTCGCCAGCCCGGCCATCCGCGACAGCCTGGAGCGGATCTGCGCCCAGACCTCCGACCGGCTGCCGAAGTTCGTGCTCCCGGTCGTGCGCGACCAGCTGGCCGCCGGTGGCGACGTGCGCCTCGGTGCGCTCGTGGTCGCCGGCTGGGCCCGGTACGCCGAGGGCACCGACGAGCAGGGCGACGCGATCGACGTCGTCGACCCGAGGCGCGACGAGCTGATGGCCGCCGCCGCCGCGCAGCACGACGACCCGACGGCGTTCCTGCGGGTGACCGACGTGTTCGGTGACCTCGCCGAGCACGACCGGTTCGTCACCGCCTACGTCGCGGCGCTCGAGGGCCTGCACACCGACGGCGTACGCCGCACGGTCGAGCGGGTGCTCGCCGAGACCTGA